The segment CGTGTTTGCCAGTTACACCGGAAATCTCTGGACTCGATTGGCAGGCGGCATTTCTGACGAAAAAATTCGCGCCGTGGCCGTCAACAGCAGCGGGCACATCTTCGCTGGCACGTTTGACACCGGCATCTTTCGCTCGGTGGATGAAGGGGCGAGCTGGTCGCCGGTCAACAGCGGCTTGCTTCACACCCGCGTGCGCGCTTTTGCAATCAATTCCCTGGACGAAATCTGGGCCGGCACGCTGGCCGGGGGGGTGTACCGCTCAACCAGCAATGGCAATTCTTGGGTGCGGGTGAGCACGGGTTTGACCAACATGAATGTGCTGTCGTTGCTTAAAAACTCAACTGATGATTTTTGTGTTGGCACAGACGGCGGCGGGGTATTTCGATCAAAAGATGGCGGTCAGAATTGGGTGCCCATGAGCACCGGGCTGACCGAGTCCGTGATCCCTTCGCTTGCAAGAGGGCAGGGCGACCTGGTTGTGGCCGGAACTTCTCAGTCCGGTATTTTCAAAGGCGTGCTAAACACTTTTGTGCCAAATTTGTTTGCTTCAGCCTTTTCCTTCAGCCCCAACGCCGTCGAGCCGGGAGGCACAATAAGTTTGAGCGGCACGATAACCAACAACGATGCGGATTTGGTTATAACTGACATCAAAATCAATTTCTTCCTATCCAAGAACAACACTGGGGGACCAGATTTTACCCGCTTTCTGCATTCCTACACCATGCCCCCGCCGCTGGGATTCAATGAAAGCAAAAATTTTAGTGGAGAACTCGCGACTGTGCCGGACACGACCAGCCCGGGGAGTTACTGTGTCTGGCTCAGCCTCGACCCAGAAAACACCATCCGTGAAAGCAACGAAGAAGACAACCTTCGCGTTTCTGTTTCCACACTGCAGGTCACTGCCAATCCGCCACCGCCCACGCCGCCCGAGGCACCGACCAACTTGCAGGCAAATGCGATTTCGAGCACGCAAATCAATCTCACCTGGAACGACCAATCCGGCAATGAGACTCGTTTCAGAATTGAAAGAAAAATCGGAACCGGCGCTTTCACCTTCCTCCTCAACAAAGCCGCGGGCAGCACAAATCACAGCGACACCAGTTTGACGCCGGGAACGCAATACACGTATCGCGTGCGCGCGGAAAATGACGCCGGCAACTCCGCCTACTCCAATGAGGCCTCGGCCACGACGCCGGCGCCGCCCACCGTGACGACGAACGCTGCAACCAACATCGGCAAGCGCACCGCCACATTGCATGCAAGGGTCAATGCCAACCTTGCCAGCGCCACGGTCAAATTTCAATATGGCTTGACGACGAGCTACGGCAGTGAAATTGCCGCAACACCAAGCCCCGTGATCGGCAACAACGCAACGGAGGTGAGTGCAGTCTTGCCGGATCTTGCCGCCAACACGACTTATCATTTTCGCGTCACGGCGAGCAACAGCGCGGGAACCAGCAATGGCAGCGATCGCACATTCACAACTTTACCCAATACCGTCCTGCACGTGTCTGCCACGCGCGGTAACGACGCCAACCCGGGCACCGCCAGCCTGCCTGTGCGCAACATTCAAACAGCGCTCAGCCGTGCGAGTTCGGGCGACACCGTCAAAGTGGCTGCCGGCAACTTCAATGAAGGTTTGCAGCCGCAAGAAGCGGTGGATGCAATGGTCAAATTTTTGTTTGCGAAATGGTACGACGAACAAGCGACGATTGATTTGGC is part of the Cytophagia bacterium CHB2 genome and harbors:
- a CDS encoding DUF1565 domain-containing protein, which gives rise to MNLNRFQRVVWSRSKKQFLIVVLLHTLLLSAAQAQSFWQRTGGPSFQGRITAISANRADVLFAGTEGGGIFRSDNDGATWQAVNTGLTNLNITAFAIQSNGYVFAGTNGSGVFRSTDDGDTWTQVINGLTNLAVTAMAINSEGRIFAGTDGSGVFASYTGNLWTRLAGGISDEKIRAVAVNSSGHIFAGTFDTGIFRSVDEGASWSPVNSGLLHTRVRAFAINSLDEIWAGTLAGGVYRSTSNGNSWVRVSTGLTNMNVLSLLKNSTDDFCVGTDGGGVFRSKDGGQNWVPMSTGLTESVIPSLARGQGDLVVAGTSQSGIFKGVLNTFVPNLFASAFSFSPNAVEPGGTISLSGTITNNDADLVITDIKINFFLSKNNTGGPDFTRFLHSYTMPPPLGFNESKNFSGELATVPDTTSPGSYCVWLSLDPENTIRESNEEDNLRVSVSTLQVTANPPPPTPPEAPTNLQANAISSTQINLTWNDQSGNETRFRIERKIGTGAFTFLLNKAAGSTNHSDTSLTPGTQYTYRVRAENDAGNSAYSNEASATTPAPPTVTTNAATNIGKRTATLHARVNANLASATVKFQYGLTTSYGSEIAATPSPVIGNNATEVSAVLPDLAANTTYHFRVTASNSAGTSNGSDRTFTTLPNTVLHVSATRGNDANPGTASLPVRNIQTALSRASSGDTVKVAAGNFNEGLQPQEAVDAMVKFLFAKWYDEQATIDLAKQTGEARAYVFSVSNETDPERLVAQVGKTFEQAKEWERKTLQQKFGDNPGIRLAFKEGDKLEFKPHTTFEIVKRLQPWSLRRSSADVKGGVFEDFLGKTFRDDLGQYFTPTPVINLMVGILQPTANDFIGDPACGSARMLTHALDYVRKQEFAKAVGAKGGKSDDINPEEPTQEFIRFRDNQLFGAEYAPNVMHVARVNTLMNGAQYADLKIMDSLSPLASITGGVMEGLPGNPGFYPNGLTMILTNPPFGSKVTNERVLKDLAARDGVSKLNGKISKSLPQEVAFVNRCLEFLAPGGKLAIVLPDGVLANSSMQEIRDWILRWAQLKAIVSLPQETFAPYNAGVKTSVVFLEKRADWQTTQSEIESEYMVFMS